A stretch of the Rosa rugosa chromosome 5, drRosRugo1.1, whole genome shotgun sequence genome encodes the following:
- the LOC133712347 gene encoding uncharacterized protein LOC133712347 — protein MASDEEIDSLFENAMKGKWEKVMEAYRNSITAQVARITRSKETALHIAIADGRTEIVLELVNIIILNNKDDNATTAVLSIANDRGNTPLHLAAWLGNVQVCHSIAAKAASLVSVRNVEGETPLFLAALNGNTKAFLCLNFHCQEKHHSSIRDNNGDTILHAAISGEYFSLAFQIIWMCPELVNSINQNGSSPLHILASKPNAFKSSCRLELCDHLIYKCLMVEELKVEEYNHEACLSKAGDRNSSSYPENYETCMNFFQVLRSLFQGKKRGDRNCMQVWHVYWHKTHSSLLQANGGNAKGTNGPVDDEENPKQEATPGASTSAVRSQSIDVTNEISDAKSSRSTNGANHPEGKGRKNHLFPPNYVSFVLFFKFLMKALLIILGFGIWGIRKIQEKKERHIWANQVMNELVDRTSLCKYRNTGQNPQETQPSKDKEEYEVPNPTMLEQADHAALNSRDTSTETTILPSNQYNYKIGSDQNEQERKNNNPLGGKKNVVPGKNQSPVLIAAKMGVTEMVEKILDKFPVAIQDVDSDNKNVILLAVENRQPHVYNLLQKRKILKESLFRQLDNEGNSALHLAATCGQYRPWLIPGAALQMQWEIKWYKFVKNSMPHRYFVRYNNGGQTPKEIFKDTHKHLIKEGSKWLTKTSESCSVVAALIATVAFATSATVPGGLDQHTGEPILKDKTAFSAFTISSLVALCFSITSLVFFLSILTSRYEESDFSMDLPRKLLIGLTSLFASIASMLVSFCTGHIFLLKHQLRYVAYSLYAATCLPVTFFALAQLPLYFDLMKAIIRKVPQRSYEVYPH, from the exons ATGGCTTCAGATGAGGAAATAGATAGCTTGTTCGAAAATGCGATGAAAGGAAAATGGGAAAAGGTCATGGAGGCCTACAGAAATAGTATTACAGCTCAAGTAGCCAGGATAACCAGATCCAAGGAGACTGCTCTGCACATAGCTATAGCAGATGGCCGAACCGAAATCGTCCTAGAGTTGGTGAACATTATTATTCTTAATAATAAAGACGACAATGCAACGACCGCAGTACTCAGCATAGCAAATGATAGAGGCAACACGCCTCTACATCTAGCTGCTTGGCTCGGGAATGTACAAGTGTGCCACAGCATTGCCGCCAAGGCGGCGAGCCTCGTCTCCGTTCGAAATGTGGAGGGAGAGACACCTCTCTTCTTGGCAGCTCTTAATGGTAACACAAAGGCTTTTCTTTGCCTTAATTTCCATTGCCAAGAAAAACACCATTCCTCGATCAGAGACAACAATGGTGATACCATTCTTCATGCTGCAATCTCCGGTGAATACTTCA GTTTGGCATTTCAGATAATTTGGATGTGCCCAGAACTTGTGAACTCTATCAATCAAAATGGTTCGTCTCCACTGCATATTCTAGCCAGTAAGCCCAATGCATTCAAAAGCAGCTGTCGACTTGAACTCTGTGATCATCTTATATACAAAT GTTTGATGGTTGAAGAACTCAAAGTGGAAGAATATAACCATGAAGCTTGTCTTTCTAAGGCAGGAGACAGAAATAGTTCTTCATACCCAGAAAACTATGAAACATGCATGAATTTCTTCCAAGTTCTCAGAAGTTTGTTTCAAG GTAAAAAGAGGGGAGATAGGAATTGCATGCAAGTGTGGCACGTATACTGGCATAAGACGCACAGCTCACTCCTTCAAGCTAATGGAGGAAATGCGAAGGGTACTAATGGTCCTGTTGATGATGAAGAGAATCCCAAACAAG AGGCTACTCCAGGAGCATCAACTTCTGCAGTGAGGTCACAATCAATAGATGTTACAAACGAAATATCAGATGCAAAGAGTTCAAGATCAACCAATG GGGCAAATCATCCAGAGGGAAAGGGGAGAAAGAATCACCTGTTTCCTCCCAATTATGTCTCATTTGTTCTGTTCTTCAAGTTTCTGATGAAGGCCTTGCTAATCATTCTGGGATTTG GAATTTGGGGGATAAGAAAAatccaagaaaagaaagagagacatATATGGGCAAATCAGGTCATGAATGAATTGGTTGACCGTACTTCTTTATGCAAATATCGAAATACTGGGCAAAATCCCCAAGAAACTCAACCCAGCAAAGATAAAGAAGAATATGAAGTGCCTAATCCTACAATGCTAGAGCAAGCTGATCATGCGGCACTTAACAGTAGAGATACAAGTACTGAGACGACTATCTTGCCCTCAAACCAGTACAATTACAAGATAGGGAGTGATCAGAACGAACAAG AGAGGAAGAACAATAATCCCTTGGGAGGTAAGAAGAATGTAGTTCCTGGAAAGAATCAGTCACCTGTTTTAATTGCAGCAAAGATGGGAGTAACTGAAATGGTGGAGAAAATCCTAGACAAATTTCCGGTGGCCATCCAGGATGTTGACTCTGATAACAAGAATGTTATACTCTTAGCAGTTGAGAACAGGCAACCCCATGTGTACAATCTCCTTCAGAAGAGAAAGATACTAAAAGAAAGCCTGTTTCGTCAGTTGGACAACGAAGGTAATAGTGCATTACATCTTGCTGCTACATGTGGACAGTACCGGCCTTGGCTTATTCCAGGCGCAGCATTGCAAATGCAATGGGAAATCAAGTGGTATAAG TTTGTCAAAAACTCCATGCCGCATCGTTACTTTGTTCGCTACAACAATGGAGGCCAGACACCAAAGGAGATATTTAAAGATACACACAAACATCTTATAAAAGAAGGAAGCAAATGGCTAACTAAAACCTCGGAATCATGCTCCGTGGTTGCAGCCCTCATTGCAACGGTTGCATTTGCTACATCAGCAACTGTACCAGGAGGACTCGATCAGCATACAGGCGAGCCAATTCTCAAAGACAAGACAGCATTCAGTGCCTTCACCATTTCATCACTAGTTGCTCTCTGCTTCTCAATAACTTCCCTGGTCTTCTTTCTTTCAATCCTCACTTCTAGATATGAAGAAAGTGATTTTTCCATGGACTTGCCTCGGAAACTCTTGATCGGTTTGACATCACTCTTTGCATCTATAGCTTCTATGTTAGTCTCGTTCTGCACAGGTCATATCTTTCTCCTAAAACATCAACTGAGATATGTGGCATATTCATTGTATGCAGCAACTTGCTTGCCAGTTACATTTTTTGCTCTTGCACAGCTGCCGCTCTACTTTGATCTCATGAAGGCCATCATCAGAAAGGTACCTCAACGGAGCTACGAGGTGTATCCACACTAA